One region of Niallia sp. Man26 genomic DNA includes:
- a CDS encoding DUF6470 family protein: MQIPQLRIDSTPAKLGLTTVQPQVQMEQKPADLYIEQPKAELIIDKKAATLTIDQTEARAYEGMKTRERFIDDYVQKGRQEWLKGIARRIKDGQQLAAIENKGNPIPQIAKRNSEGPPKQFGLGWIPPANSVKIQYDPGYVKTSFETHEPIIDVNQNKPLIDYTPGKVITELVQYPSLEIHFENLKSNGVNYQQSK, encoded by the coding sequence ATGCAAATACCACAGCTGCGGATTGATTCAACACCTGCTAAGCTTGGACTTACAACAGTCCAGCCGCAAGTTCAAATGGAGCAAAAGCCTGCTGATTTGTATATTGAGCAGCCAAAGGCAGAGCTGATTATTGATAAAAAAGCTGCTACTTTGACAATCGACCAAACAGAGGCAAGAGCCTATGAAGGTATGAAAACACGAGAAAGATTCATTGATGATTATGTCCAAAAAGGCCGCCAAGAATGGCTTAAAGGAATTGCAAGACGCATAAAAGACGGACAGCAGCTTGCAGCAATTGAAAATAAAGGTAATCCGATTCCGCAAATTGCCAAAAGAAACAGCGAAGGACCGCCGAAGCAGTTTGGTCTAGGCTGGATACCGCCAGCAAACAGTGTCAAAATCCAATATGATCCAGGCTATGTGAAAACATCCTTTGAAACACATGAACCAATTATTGATGTTAACCAAAATAAGCCACTAATCGACTATACACCTGGAAAAGTTATAACAGAATTAGTTCAATATCCAAGTTTAGAGATTCATTTTGAAAATTTAAAGTCCAATGGGGTAAACTATCAACAATCAAAATAA
- the flgL gene encoding flagellar hook-associated protein FlgL, whose protein sequence is MRVTQSMLSANSLRNISNSYNKMNQLSNQVATGKKITKPSDDPVVAMKGMYYRSSLSEVEQYKRNLSELYLWMDNSEASMNQASSGLDRVRELLVQGKTDTNGVDERGAIAEEINQIKEDLVNVANTKVNGKYLFHGTDISNPPVTAGNPPQVAANIADGSIDSYTVEVSSGVSMKANVNPATFNQEMFDVVQEIQDKMENNDTTGLDELLTRLDSVMNSLSSEKSELGARYNRLEMVESRIDAQEVLANKVLSDNEDVDMEVAITNLSVQESVHNASLSVGARIIQTSLIDFLR, encoded by the coding sequence ATGCGCGTAACACAATCAATGCTTTCAGCAAACAGCTTGCGTAATATCAGCAACAGCTACAATAAGATGAACCAATTATCGAACCAAGTAGCAACAGGAAAAAAAATCACAAAACCATCAGATGATCCAGTTGTAGCGATGAAGGGTATGTACTACCGCTCCAGCCTGTCAGAGGTAGAGCAGTATAAACGCAACCTGTCAGAGCTGTACCTGTGGATGGATAACTCAGAGGCGTCAATGAACCAAGCAAGCTCAGGGCTAGACCGGGTAAGAGAATTGCTTGTTCAAGGGAAAACAGATACGAACGGTGTGGATGAAAGAGGAGCAATCGCTGAAGAAATTAACCAGATTAAAGAAGACTTGGTAAATGTAGCGAACACAAAGGTAAACGGAAAATACCTGTTCCATGGTACAGATATTTCTAATCCACCAGTAACTGCAGGAAACCCTCCGCAGGTTGCAGCGAATATTGCCGACGGATCAATTGACAGTTATACAGTGGAAGTTTCAAGCGGCGTTTCAATGAAAGCGAACGTGAATCCAGCAACCTTCAACCAAGAAATGTTTGATGTTGTACAGGAAATTCAAGACAAAATGGAAAACAATGATACAACAGGATTAGATGAATTGCTGACAAGACTTGATTCTGTCATGAATTCCTTGTCTAGCGAAAAGTCTGAGCTTGGTGCAAGATATAACCGCTTAGAAATGGTTGAGTCTAGAATTGACGCACAAGAAGTGCTTGCTAACAAAGTTCTTTCAGATAATGAAGATGTTGATATGGAAGTAGCAATCACAAACTTGTCTGTTCAGGAAAGTGTTCATAACGCTTCATTGAGCGTAGGAGCAAGAATTATTCAGACATCATTAATTGACTTCTTAAGATAA
- the flgK gene encoding flagellar hook-associated protein FlgK — MGSTFMGLETARRGLVAQQSALYTTGNNISNANTLGYTRQRVDLEQSQSFPGVGQNAPRIAGQLGTGVTAGSVSRIRDSFLDTQYRSESSKLGYWENRTTAMSNLETIMNEPSESGLSSSMDSFWESLQDLATDPQNSGARAVVRQRGIAVSETFNYLHKTVSAEKSDAKNELGVAEKAINTILTQLDQVNKQIGSVEPNGYLPNDLYDQRDSLLDELSSYANIKVSYEASGGNALAQAEGKAVVTLVDDKGNALGTLVDKNGYNTIKVNSNADDSAVTSITIGDSEININDFESTGKLKSIVEAYGYEDADGNLKGIYNDMLTELDNLAYTFATKFNEVHQEGMSPNEIEAGENQSISFFADSESADGAITDRSGFASRISISSSIESSLDNIANASPGTDPSQATLGDATYVSKLADIINQKYDYGNNSEMSNFRNYYEGVIGSMAVSAQEAEKMTSNATTLQQTVENKRMSTSAVSLDEEMTNMIQFQQAYNAAARMISLSDELLDTIINGMGVGGR; from the coding sequence ATGGGATCAACCTTTATGGGACTTGAAACAGCAAGACGAGGGCTGGTAGCGCAGCAAAGTGCCCTATATACAACAGGTAATAATATTTCAAATGCTAATACTCTAGGCTACACTCGTCAAAGAGTTGACTTAGAGCAATCACAAAGCTTTCCTGGAGTCGGACAGAATGCGCCGAGAATTGCAGGACAATTAGGTACAGGTGTTACAGCAGGATCTGTCAGCAGAATCAGAGACAGCTTCCTTGATACACAATACCGCTCTGAGTCAAGCAAGCTGGGATATTGGGAAAACCGTACTACAGCAATGAGCAATCTTGAGACAATCATGAATGAACCTTCTGAGTCCGGGCTGTCTTCTTCGATGGATTCTTTCTGGGAATCATTGCAGGATTTGGCAACAGATCCACAGAATTCTGGAGCACGTGCCGTTGTGCGTCAACGCGGTATTGCCGTATCAGAAACATTCAATTACTTGCATAAAACAGTATCAGCTGAAAAGAGCGATGCGAAAAACGAGCTTGGTGTTGCAGAAAAAGCAATTAATACTATTCTTACTCAGTTAGACCAAGTTAATAAACAAATCGGCAGTGTAGAACCAAACGGATACTTGCCAAACGATTTATATGATCAGCGAGACAGCTTGCTGGACGAGCTTTCTTCTTATGCGAATATTAAAGTATCGTATGAAGCTTCTGGAGGCAATGCATTAGCACAAGCTGAAGGTAAAGCTGTTGTTACATTAGTTGATGATAAAGGCAACGCCTTGGGTACTTTAGTTGATAAAAATGGATATAACACAATCAAAGTTAACAGCAATGCTGATGACAGTGCTGTAACAAGCATAACCATCGGAGATTCAGAGATTAATATTAATGACTTTGAATCTACTGGGAAATTAAAGAGTATCGTAGAAGCATATGGCTATGAAGATGCAGATGGCAATTTGAAGGGCATATATAATGATATGTTGACAGAGTTAGATAACCTTGCTTATACATTTGCAACGAAGTTTAATGAGGTTCACCAAGAAGGGATGAGCCCGAACGAAATTGAAGCAGGCGAAAACCAGTCGATCTCCTTCTTTGCTGATTCTGAAAGTGCAGATGGAGCCATTACAGATCGCAGTGGATTTGCAAGCAGAATCTCGATTTCTTCGAGCATTGAAAGCAGCTTAGATAATATTGCGAATGCTTCACCTGGAACAGATCCTTCGCAAGCAACACTTGGTGATGCAACATATGTGAGCAAATTGGCTGACATCATTAACCAGAAGTATGATTACGGCAACAATTCAGAGATGTCTAACTTCCGCAACTACTATGAAGGGGTTATCGGAAGTATGGCAGTTAGCGCACAGGAAGCAGAGAAGATGACTTCAAATGCAACGACTTTGCAGCAGACTGTTGAGAACAAACGGATGAGTACAAGTGCTGTTTCACTGGATGAAGAAATGACAAATATGATTCAATTCCAACAGGCTTACAATGCGGCAGCAAGAATGATTTCATTATCAGATGAACTTTTAGATACGATAATAAACGGCATGGGTGTCGGAGGGAGATAG
- a CDS encoding flagellar protein FlgN has translation MSASLLIEVLEKLVNSHASLYEVAKNKTEIIKKGDIESLQQVMKDEQAHIMSIQKLEAARVEVCRKIVKTVHNPTISDCLELMEPEPAKQAGEAADKLRSIIGELKDANTLNQQLLRQSMQFVNVSLSLLKPTKQSLNYGKPVNGNSVHTGNIGKTSSSLLNMKA, from the coding sequence ATGTCTGCGTCCTTATTGATTGAAGTGCTGGAAAAGCTCGTTAACTCTCATGCAAGCCTGTATGAAGTGGCGAAGAACAAAACAGAGATCATAAAGAAGGGGGATATAGAGTCCCTTCAGCAAGTAATGAAAGATGAGCAAGCGCATATCATGAGCATTCAAAAGCTGGAAGCGGCACGAGTAGAAGTTTGCCGAAAAATTGTTAAGACCGTTCATAATCCTACTATTTCTGATTGTTTAGAACTGATGGAGCCAGAACCTGCGAAACAGGCGGGCGAGGCAGCGGATAAACTGCGAAGCATTATTGGAGAGTTAAAAGATGCGAATACGTTAAATCAGCAGCTGTTAAGACAATCGATGCAATTTGTGAATGTATCATTAAGCTTGTTAAAACCAACCAAACAAAGCCTTAATTACGGTAAGCCGGTAAATGGAAATTCTGTTCACACAGGCAACATCGGAAAAACATCAAGCAGTCTTTTAAATATGAAGGCATAA
- the flgM gene encoding flagellar biosynthesis anti-sigma factor FlgM translates to MKINNYGTQGINPYKKQVSKIDQVKTEAVKGTDKIEISSAAKELQQVTQVSQARTEKIEALKKQIQNGTYEVRSEDIANSIVNFYTKNNQAN, encoded by the coding sequence ATGAAAATTAATAATTACGGAACACAAGGAATTAATCCATATAAAAAACAAGTAAGTAAAATAGATCAAGTAAAAACAGAAGCAGTTAAGGGGACAGACAAAATTGAAATCTCCTCTGCTGCTAAAGAACTTCAGCAAGTGACTCAAGTGTCACAAGCAAGAACTGAAAAAATTGAAGCATTAAAAAAACAAATTCAAAATGGCACATATGAAGTTCGTTCAGAGGATATTGCAAACAGCATTGTCAATTTCTATACGAAGAATAATCAAGCTAACTAA
- a CDS encoding TIGR03826 family flagellar region protein codes for MAELANCPKCGDIYVVNNLRDICPKCYKQEEADYEKVYQFIRKKQNRTAPMEQVVANTGVEKSLIYKWIKKGRIKLSQFPNLGYPCAKCGTQIREGKLCTSCLSNLQGDIKSMEAEEERKKQAKSATYFTGK; via the coding sequence ATGGCTGAATTAGCGAACTGCCCTAAATGTGGGGACATTTATGTAGTAAATAATCTTAGGGATATTTGCCCTAAGTGCTATAAGCAAGAAGAAGCGGATTATGAAAAAGTGTATCAATTCATTCGCAAAAAGCAAAACAGAACAGCACCGATGGAACAAGTTGTGGCAAATACAGGAGTCGAAAAATCGTTAATATATAAATGGATTAAAAAAGGACGCATTAAGCTGTCCCAGTTTCCTAACTTAGGTTATCCATGTGCAAAATGCGGCACACAAATCAGAGAAGGAAAGCTTTGCACGAGCTGTCTGTCGAACTTGCAAGGAGATATTAAAAGCATGGAAGCAGAAGAGGAACGAAAAAAACAGGCAAAATCAGCCACTTACTTTACTGGTAAATAA
- a CDS encoding ComF family protein, which produces MHCTFCLTSLRPVLNWTSLFAEQKSELLCEECKSKLEFITGSRCSICSRPFSRIDSEYIRGSLCLDCYKWEQDPQWKGVLDGNTSIFVYNDFLKEIIALFKYRGDHKVAGAFAAYFPKKTARGRVVSPIPLSEERLYERGFNQSEAILAYTHLGYKQLLSRVHGDKQSKISRQERLENTAVFSAANIEGCHAQHVLLVDDIYTTGATVRQAAKVLKNAGANTVISFTVAR; this is translated from the coding sequence GTGCATTGTACATTTTGTTTAACTTCCCTAAGACCTGTCTTAAACTGGACTAGTTTATTTGCTGAGCAAAAAAGCGAATTGCTTTGTGAAGAATGCAAAAGTAAATTAGAGTTCATTACAGGAAGTCGGTGTTCTATTTGCAGTCGGCCTTTCTCTCGCATTGATTCAGAATATATAAGGGGCAGCTTGTGTCTTGATTGCTATAAGTGGGAACAAGATCCTCAATGGAAAGGAGTGCTGGATGGCAATACCTCTATTTTTGTGTATAATGACTTTTTAAAAGAAATCATTGCCCTTTTTAAATACAGAGGAGATCATAAAGTAGCAGGAGCGTTCGCTGCATACTTTCCCAAAAAAACTGCAAGAGGAAGAGTGGTATCACCTATACCGTTAAGTGAGGAAAGACTGTATGAGCGAGGCTTTAATCAATCAGAGGCAATTCTTGCATATACTCATTTAGGCTACAAGCAGCTATTATCTCGCGTTCATGGTGATAAACAGTCGAAAATCAGCAGACAGGAAAGATTGGAAAATACTGCTGTGTTTTCTGCGGCAAATATTGAGGGCTGCCATGCTCAACATGTGCTGCTCGTTGACGATATATATACTACAGGTGCAACGGTAAGGCAGGCGGCTAAAGTGTTGAAAAATGCAGGAGCCAATACTGTCATTTCGTTCACTGTTGCGAGATGA
- a CDS encoding DEAD/DEAH box helicase has translation MLFSISPQNELIPVLAPRPDLMRITDLPLQTPHPLDTNFCYSKNLQATLEGKKLLFEEISISLEEIQEHYLKGYCAYHPGIRRNSNKLICARCGNKRQELFASYQCARCKRACAYCRNCVMMGRISECSPLISWTGPATVITPCTLEWQGSLSPGQQHASSTIVEAVERNSEILVWAVCGAGKTEVLFKGIEKALSTQKRVCIATPRTDVVLELTPRLQRAFPTINVIPLYGDSGNKLKHSSLFISTTHQLYRFEQAFDLIILDEMDAFPYSADETLQHAINKARKSKSTLVYLTATPNKSWQRKCKHKKIAYVKIPARYHRHPLPVPRFIWCGNWEKLLNQGKLPQRLLVWLKERLSKGKQVLLFLPKIAQLEKAKTILGQLDSKVESVFAADPHRIDKVKKMRNKEINLLITTTILERGVTFPNIDVAVLGAENDVFTDSALIQIAGRAGRSSEHPDGDVVFFHHGKTWSMVEAKNQIENSNKEAAQTGMLLLR, from the coding sequence ATGCTTTTTAGCATTTCCCCACAGAACGAGCTCATTCCTGTCCTCGCTCCTCGGCCTGATTTAATGCGTATTACAGACCTTCCTCTCCAAACTCCTCATCCACTAGACACTAATTTCTGCTACAGTAAAAATCTCCAAGCAACCTTAGAAGGTAAAAAACTGCTTTTTGAGGAAATTTCCATTTCATTAGAAGAAATCCAAGAACACTACCTGAAAGGCTATTGTGCCTATCATCCTGGCATTAGAAGAAATAGCAATAAGCTCATTTGCGCACGATGCGGAAATAAGCGCCAAGAGCTTTTTGCTTCCTACCAATGTGCCCGGTGCAAGAGGGCCTGTGCTTATTGCCGCAATTGTGTGATGATGGGCAGAATATCTGAATGTAGCCCGCTGATTAGCTGGACAGGTCCAGCAACCGTTATAACTCCTTGCACATTAGAATGGCAGGGTAGCCTTTCTCCAGGACAGCAGCATGCCTCCAGCACAATAGTGGAAGCTGTCGAACGAAACAGTGAAATTCTTGTGTGGGCAGTTTGTGGTGCAGGGAAAACGGAAGTTTTATTTAAAGGAATAGAAAAAGCCCTCAGCACACAAAAAAGAGTGTGTATTGCCACTCCAAGAACAGATGTCGTCCTTGAACTGACACCGAGGCTGCAGCGAGCCTTTCCAACAATCAACGTAATCCCTTTGTATGGTGACAGCGGCAACAAGCTGAAGCACAGCTCACTGTTTATCAGCACAACGCATCAGTTATATCGCTTTGAGCAAGCTTTTGACCTCATTATTCTTGATGAAATGGACGCATTTCCATACTCTGCTGATGAAACATTGCAGCATGCCATAAATAAAGCGAGAAAAAGTAAATCAACATTGGTGTATTTAACAGCAACTCCTAATAAAAGCTGGCAGCGTAAATGCAAACATAAAAAGATAGCGTATGTAAAAATCCCGGCACGTTATCACAGACACCCATTGCCTGTTCCTCGCTTTATATGGTGCGGCAATTGGGAAAAGCTCCTAAATCAAGGCAAGCTGCCCCAAAGGCTGCTTGTATGGTTAAAGGAGCGGCTAAGCAAGGGCAAACAAGTTCTCTTATTTTTGCCGAAGATAGCGCAATTAGAAAAAGCAAAGACTATTTTGGGACAGTTGGACAGCAAGGTGGAATCAGTTTTTGCTGCCGATCCGCACAGAATAGACAAGGTGAAAAAAATGCGAAACAAGGAAATAAATCTGCTGATTACTACGACTATATTGGAAAGAGGTGTTACTTTTCCAAATATAGATGTTGCTGTATTAGGTGCAGAAAATGATGTGTTCACTGATAGTGCTCTTATTCAAATTGCCGGGAGAGCTGGAAGAAGCAGCGAGCATCCAGACGGAGATGTGGTGTTTTTTCATCATGGGAAAACATGGAGTATGGTCGAGGCAAAGAATCAAATCGAAAACAGTAATAAGGAAGCTGCCCAAACAGGCATGCTTCTGCTTAGGTGA
- a CDS encoding DegV family protein: MKTAIVTDSTAYITKEVKDKYDIHMIPLTVVFGNEIYEEEVDLEAGQFYEEVKTKPLPTTSQPSIGKFAELFERLSHDYDEVISIHLSSGISGTYQGAITAGTMVDNINVFAFDTEISCMVQGFYAIEAAKLSKAGKTAAEIIPILEELKKTSHAYFMVDDLAHLQRGGRLSSAQALIGSLLQVKPLLHFEDKVIVPFEKIRTRKKAMKRIVDLLAEATNGEEYQAVIIHANREEEAIEWKRELSETYPNIEFSISYFGAVIGTHLGEGSMGLGWMKKL; this comes from the coding sequence ATGAAAACAGCTATTGTAACAGATAGTACTGCTTATATAACAAAAGAAGTAAAAGACAAATATGATATACATATGATTCCGTTAACGGTTGTGTTCGGAAATGAAATTTATGAAGAAGAGGTAGATTTGGAGGCTGGTCAATTTTACGAAGAAGTAAAAACAAAACCGCTTCCGACTACCTCTCAGCCGTCGATTGGGAAGTTTGCTGAACTATTTGAGCGCCTTTCACATGATTACGATGAAGTAATCAGCATCCATCTATCAAGCGGCATCAGCGGGACTTACCAAGGTGCAATAACTGCTGGCACTATGGTTGATAACATCAATGTTTTTGCATTTGATACAGAAATCAGCTGCATGGTTCAAGGTTTCTATGCAATAGAAGCTGCCAAGCTTTCCAAGGCTGGCAAAACTGCTGCAGAAATTATTCCTATACTTGAAGAGCTTAAAAAGACAAGCCATGCTTATTTCATGGTGGATGATTTAGCTCATTTGCAGCGCGGCGGACGCTTGTCCAGTGCACAAGCATTGATTGGCAGCCTGCTTCAAGTAAAACCGCTATTGCATTTCGAAGACAAGGTCATTGTTCCTTTCGAAAAGATTCGCACAAGAAAAAAAGCGATGAAGCGCATTGTCGATCTTCTTGCAGAAGCAACTAATGGCGAAGAGTACCAGGCAGTCATCATCCATGCAAACCGAGAAGAGGAAGCGATTGAATGGAAAAGGGAGCTTTCAGAAACATACCCTAATATTGAGTTTTCCATCAGCTACTTCGGTGCAGTTATCGGCACTCATCTTGGCGAAGGGTCCATGGGCCTTGGCTGGATGAAAAAACTATAA
- the sda gene encoding sporulation histidine kinase inhibitor Sda yields MSGVNILSNAELVKAYRLAISLDLEVEFIAILFEELNRRELKY; encoded by the coding sequence ATGAGCGGAGTAAATATTCTTTCAAATGCTGAGCTGGTAAAAGCATATCGCCTGGCAATCTCACTTGATTTGGAAGTCGAATTTATCGCCATACTTTTTGAAGAATTGAATCGCAGAGAATTGAAATACTGA
- a CDS encoding response regulator transcription factor codes for MATTKIVIIDDHQLFREGVKRILDFESSFEVVAEGDDGSQAIQLVEEYQPDVTIMDINMPTTNGVEATRQLLEKFPETKVIILSIHDDENYVTHALKTGASGYLLKEMDADALVEAVKVVADGGSYLHPKVTHNLVNEYRRLAMEESGGGEHYVQTVEIRRPLHLLTRRECEVLQLLADGKSNRGIGEALFISEKTVKNHVSNILQKMNVNDRTQAVVVAIKNGWVEVR; via the coding sequence TTGGCTACAACGAAAATAGTTATTATAGATGATCATCAATTGTTCAGGGAAGGTGTTAAACGTATCTTGGATTTCGAATCAAGCTTTGAAGTTGTCGCAGAAGGCGATGACGGTTCACAAGCGATCCAGCTTGTAGAAGAATATCAGCCTGATGTAACAATCATGGATATTAACATGCCGACAACAAATGGTGTGGAAGCGACAAGACAGCTTTTGGAGAAGTTTCCAGAAACAAAAGTCATTATCCTTTCCATTCATGATGATGAAAACTATGTAACACATGCACTAAAAACAGGAGCAAGCGGCTATCTATTAAAAGAGATGGATGCAGATGCACTTGTAGAAGCAGTTAAAGTAGTGGCGGACGGCGGGTCATACTTGCATCCGAAAGTTACGCATAACCTTGTAAATGAATACCGCAGATTGGCAATGGAAGAGTCAGGCGGCGGAGAGCATTATGTTCAAACAGTTGAAATAAGAAGACCGCTACATCTGTTAACACGCCGTGAGTGTGAAGTATTGCAGCTTCTTGCAGACGGTAAGAGCAACAGAGGTATAGGTGAAGCATTATTTATCAGTGAAAAAACGGTAAAAAACCATGTCAGCAATATCCTGCAAAAAATGAACGTAAACGACCGGACACAAGCAGTTGTCGTAGCGATCAAAAACGGCTGGGTAGAAGTGCGCTAA
- a CDS encoding sensor histidine kinase, translating into MIIRKFDTKTLDFILEKMVETVSSSKDEIFRIGEQCRKDYEKLTEELKEIRNLVLQTIEEGDKLEAQSRFARKRLSEVSKHFNEYSELEVREAYEKAHSLQMDLSMNRHLEKQYRERRDDIERRLIGLDETIERADHLVTQITVVMKYLISDLKQVGEVLEDAKQKQDFGLKIIGAQEEERKRLSREIHDGPAQMMANVMMRSDLIERIYKEHGAQEAFEEIKNLKLMVRSALYEVRRIIYDLRPMALDDLGLVPTLKKYLKTTEEYYQTASISFSTIGKEIRLPGKYEVALFRLIQESVQNALKHAEAKTILVKIEMRRDQVIVVIKDDGKGFDKTVKKQESFGLIGMRERVELLEGELSIDSKIGSGTLVMINVPIKTT; encoded by the coding sequence ATGATAATAAGGAAATTTGATACGAAAACACTAGATTTCATATTAGAAAAAATGGTTGAGACTGTCAGCTCCAGCAAGGATGAAATATTTCGCATTGGAGAACAGTGTCGAAAGGATTATGAGAAGCTGACAGAAGAGCTAAAAGAAATAAGAAATCTAGTCCTGCAAACAATTGAAGAAGGAGATAAGCTCGAGGCGCAATCCCGCTTTGCAAGGAAACGCTTGTCAGAAGTAAGCAAGCATTTCAATGAGTACTCCGAGCTTGAAGTGCGTGAGGCGTATGAAAAGGCGCACAGCCTGCAAATGGACCTCAGCATGAACAGACATCTGGAAAAACAATATCGTGAAAGGCGCGACGATATTGAGAGAAGGCTCATTGGGCTTGACGAGACAATTGAAAGGGCCGATCATCTTGTCACCCAAATTACCGTTGTAATGAAATACTTAATCAGTGATTTGAAGCAGGTAGGGGAAGTCCTTGAGGATGCAAAACAAAAGCAGGACTTTGGCCTAAAAATAATCGGAGCCCAGGAAGAGGAGCGAAAGCGGCTTTCAAGGGAAATTCATGACGGTCCCGCTCAAATGATGGCAAACGTTATGATGCGCTCTGATCTAATTGAAAGAATATATAAGGAACATGGTGCACAAGAAGCATTTGAAGAGATTAAAAATCTTAAGCTGATGGTCCGCAGTGCTCTGTATGAAGTGAGACGAATCATCTATGACCTTCGCCCGATGGCTTTGGATGATTTAGGTCTTGTTCCTACATTAAAAAAATATTTAAAGACAACAGAAGAGTATTATCAAACAGCTAGTATCAGCTTTTCAACAATAGGCAAGGAAATAAGGCTGCCAGGCAAATATGAAGTAGCATTGTTCCGGCTTATTCAAGAATCCGTTCAGAATGCGTTGAAGCATGCAGAAGCAAAGACAATCCTTGTAAAAATAGAGATGAGACGCGATCAAGTAATCGTAGTCATCAAGGATGACGGCAAAGGGTTTGATAAGACGGTTAAAAAGCAAGAATCCTTTGGGTTAATTGGGATGAGAGAGAGAGTAGAGCTGCTTGAAGGGGAATTATCAATTGACTCTAAAATTGGATCAGGAACACTTGTTATGATTAATGTTCCAATAAAAACTACTTAA